One region of Drosophila kikkawai strain 14028-0561.14 chromosome 2R, DkikHiC1v2, whole genome shotgun sequence genomic DNA includes:
- the Amph gene encoding myc box-dependent-interacting protein 1 isoform X2 yields MSENKGIMLAKSVQKHAGRAKEKILQNLGKVDRTADEILDDHLNNFNRQQASANRLQKEFNNYIRCVRAAQTASKTLMDAVCEIYEPQWSGYDALQAQTGASESLWADFAHKLGDQVLIPLNTYTGQFPEMKKKVEKRNRKLIDYDGQRHSFQNLQANANKRKDDVKLTKGREQLEEARRTYEILNTELHDELPALYDSRILFLVTNLQTLFATEQVFHNETAKIYSELEAIVDKLATESQRGSNTLRKQTSNPIKTSSPVESPVSKLNNANINSNYQNQITTNGGSSLANSPTSTSSSLQEPRFDSVSSTPEPTPDSPPASSRSPAENGVAATAAKPAERPDLSGLNASATQATTTTQTSPTAEEKEKVSETAAAKQLGAGDATEGAEATPVAAAAAAAAAPQVNGNNNEPPTSTSNSKEGGKQPKELPSTNSSNAEAAAEAAANNGNSIEEHKQKKLDANTADLPAGVLYRVKATYGYVKEDVDELSFEIGDTIRVIEYDDPEDQEEGWLMGQKEGTTEKGLFPANFTRPI; encoded by the exons ATGTCCGAAAATAAAGGCATAATGCTGGCCAAATCTGTGCAAAAACACGCTGGACGTGCCAAGGAGAAA aTTCTACAAAACTTGGGCAAAGTTGATCGCACTGCAGATGAAATCTTGGACGATCACTTGAATAACTTTAACCGGCAGCAGGCCAGTGCCAACAGATTACAAAAGGAGTTCAATAACTACATAAGATGTGTTCGTG CTGCACAAACCGCCTCCAAGACGCTGATGGATGCCGTTTGCGAGATCTACGAGCCACAGTGGAGCGGCTACGATGCCCTGCAGGCACAGACTGGCGCCTCGGAGAGTCTGTGGGCGGACTTTGCGCACAAACTGGGTGACCAAGTGCTCATTCCCCTCAACACATACACCGGACAGTTTCCCGAAATGAAG AAAAAAGTGGAGAAGCGCAATCGCAAGCTGATTGATTACGATGGCCAGCGTCACTCCTTCCAGAATCTGCAGGCCAATGCCAATAAGCGCAAGGATGATGTCAAG CTAACCAAAGGACGCGAACAGCTGGAGGAGGCCCGACGCACCTACGAGATCTTGAATACGGAACTGCATGATGAGCTGCCCGCCCTATACGACTCGAGGATACTGTTTTTGGTCACAAACTTGCAAACCCTTTTCGCCACAGAACAGGTGTTCCACAACGAAACGGCCAAG ATCTACTCGGAACTGGAGGCTATCGTCGATAAATTGGCCACAGAATCGCAGCGCGGTTCCAATACGCTACGCAAACAAACAA GCAATCCCATCAAGACATCGAGTCCAGTGGAGTCGCCGGTCAGCAAGCTAAACAACGCCAACATCAACAGCAACTATCAGAATCAGATTACCACCAACGGTGGCTCCAGTCTGGCAAACAGCC CAACCTCCACCAGCTCGTCGCTGCAAGAGCCGAGATTTGATTCAGTTTCTTCAACACCAGAACCGACACCGGATTCCCCGCCAGCTTCCAGCAGGAGTCCCGCGGAGAACGGTGTGGCAGCGACCGCAGCCAAGCCAGCGGAACGTCCCGACCTGAGCGGCCTGAACGCGAGTGCCACGCAGGCGACCACAACCACACAGACCTCGCCCACGgccgaggagaaggagaaggtcAGTGAGACAGCGGCGGCAAAGCAGCTAGGAGCTGGCGATGCCACTGAAGGAGCCGAAGCCACACctgtagcagcagcagcagcagcagcagctgcgccCCAGGTTAACGGGAACAACAATGAACCGCCGACGTCCACTAGCAATTCCAAGGAGGGCGGCAAGCAGCCCAAGGAACTGcccagcaccaacagcagcaatgccGAGGCAGCTGCCGAAGCGGCGGCCAACAATGGCAACTCCATCGAAGAGCACAAGCAGAAGAAATTAG ATGCCAACACCGCTGACTTGCCAGCCGGCGTCCTGTACCGTGTGAAGGCCACCTATGGCTATGTCAAGGAAGATGTGGATGAGCTGAGCTTTGAAATTGGAGACACAATTCGGGTGATCGAGTACGATGACCCCGAGGATCAG GAGGAGGGCTGGCTGATGGGTCAGAAGGAGGGCACCACCGAGAAGGGCCTGTTCCCCGCCAACTTCACGCGTCCCATttga
- the Amph gene encoding bridging integrator 2 isoform X1, whose amino-acid sequence MSENKGIMLAKSVQKHAGRAKEKILQNLGKVDRTADEILDDHLNNFNRQQASANRLQKEFNNYIRCVRAAQTASKTLMDAVCEIYEPQWSGYDALQAQTGASESLWADFAHKLGDQVLIPLNTYTGQFPEMKKKVEKRNRKLIDYDGQRHSFQNLQANANKRKDDVKLTKGREQLEEARRTYEILNTELHDELPALYDSRILFLVTNLQTLFATEQVFHNETAKIYSELEAIVDKLATESQRGSNTLRKQTSNPIKTSSPVESPVSKLNNANINSNYQNQITTNGGSSLANSPTSTSSSLQEPRFDSVSSTPEPTPDSPPASSRSPAENGVAATAAKPAERPDLSGLNASATQATTTTQTSPTAEEKEKVSETAAAKQLGAGDATEGAEATPVAAAAAAAAAPQVNGNNNEPPTSTSNSKEGGKQPKELPSTNSSNAEAAAEAAANNGNSIEEHKQKKLGNDTDTDTDTATVTTADTIKHLVTSADTEIKSKSKSKSDSDSDTVTTKNSSSTGTSQNSRPIPSRHSVTNPNKNPFEEDDERIYEVPADANTADLPAGVLYRVKATYGYVKEDVDELSFEIGDTIRVIEYDDPEDQEEGWLMGQKEGTTEKGLFPANFTRPI is encoded by the exons ATGTCCGAAAATAAAGGCATAATGCTGGCCAAATCTGTGCAAAAACACGCTGGACGTGCCAAGGAGAAA aTTCTACAAAACTTGGGCAAAGTTGATCGCACTGCAGATGAAATCTTGGACGATCACTTGAATAACTTTAACCGGCAGCAGGCCAGTGCCAACAGATTACAAAAGGAGTTCAATAACTACATAAGATGTGTTCGTG CTGCACAAACCGCCTCCAAGACGCTGATGGATGCCGTTTGCGAGATCTACGAGCCACAGTGGAGCGGCTACGATGCCCTGCAGGCACAGACTGGCGCCTCGGAGAGTCTGTGGGCGGACTTTGCGCACAAACTGGGTGACCAAGTGCTCATTCCCCTCAACACATACACCGGACAGTTTCCCGAAATGAAG AAAAAAGTGGAGAAGCGCAATCGCAAGCTGATTGATTACGATGGCCAGCGTCACTCCTTCCAGAATCTGCAGGCCAATGCCAATAAGCGCAAGGATGATGTCAAG CTAACCAAAGGACGCGAACAGCTGGAGGAGGCCCGACGCACCTACGAGATCTTGAATACGGAACTGCATGATGAGCTGCCCGCCCTATACGACTCGAGGATACTGTTTTTGGTCACAAACTTGCAAACCCTTTTCGCCACAGAACAGGTGTTCCACAACGAAACGGCCAAG ATCTACTCGGAACTGGAGGCTATCGTCGATAAATTGGCCACAGAATCGCAGCGCGGTTCCAATACGCTACGCAAACAAACAA GCAATCCCATCAAGACATCGAGTCCAGTGGAGTCGCCGGTCAGCAAGCTAAACAACGCCAACATCAACAGCAACTATCAGAATCAGATTACCACCAACGGTGGCTCCAGTCTGGCAAACAGCC CAACCTCCACCAGCTCGTCGCTGCAAGAGCCGAGATTTGATTCAGTTTCTTCAACACCAGAACCGACACCGGATTCCCCGCCAGCTTCCAGCAGGAGTCCCGCGGAGAACGGTGTGGCAGCGACCGCAGCCAAGCCAGCGGAACGTCCCGACCTGAGCGGCCTGAACGCGAGTGCCACGCAGGCGACCACAACCACACAGACCTCGCCCACGgccgaggagaaggagaaggtcAGTGAGACAGCGGCGGCAAAGCAGCTAGGAGCTGGCGATGCCACTGAAGGAGCCGAAGCCACACctgtagcagcagcagcagcagcagcagctgcgccCCAGGTTAACGGGAACAACAATGAACCGCCGACGTCCACTAGCAATTCCAAGGAGGGCGGCAAGCAGCCCAAGGAACTGcccagcaccaacagcagcaatgccGAGGCAGCTGCCGAAGCGGCGGCCAACAATGGCAACTCCATCGAAGAGCACAAGCAGAAGAAATTAGGTAATGACACCGACACCGACACAGACACGGCCACAGTCACCACCGCAGACACCATCAAGCACCTAGTTACATCAGCAGATAcagaaatcaaatcaaaatccaaatccaaatcagattcagattcagacaCAGTCACTACcaagaacagcagcagcacaggcACAAGTCAGAACAGTAGACCCATACCTAGTAGGCACAGCGTAACTAATCCCAATAAGAATCCGTTTGAGGAAGACGACGAACGCATCTACGAGGTGCCAGCTG ATGCCAACACCGCTGACTTGCCAGCCGGCGTCCTGTACCGTGTGAAGGCCACCTATGGCTATGTCAAGGAAGATGTGGATGAGCTGAGCTTTGAAATTGGAGACACAATTCGGGTGATCGAGTACGATGACCCCGAGGATCAG GAGGAGGGCTGGCTGATGGGTCAGAAGGAGGGCACCACCGAGAAGGGCCTGTTCCCCGCCAACTTCACGCGTCCCATttga
- the Amph gene encoding amphiphysin isoform X4, whose product MSENKGIMLAKSVQKHAGRAKEKILQNLGKVDRTADEILDDHLNNFNRQQASANRLQKEFNNYIRCVRAAQTASKTLMDAVCEIYEPQWSGYDALQAQTGASESLWADFAHKLGDQVLIPLNTYTGQFPEMKKKVEKRNRKLIDYDGQRHSFQNLQANANKRKDDVKLTKGREQLEEARRTYEILNTELHDELPALYDSRILFLVTNLQTLFATEQVFHNETAKIYSELEAIVDKLATESQRGSNTLRKQTSNPIKTSSPVESPVSKLNNANINSNYQNQITTNGGSSLANSHANTADLPAGVLYRVKATYGYVKEDVDELSFEIGDTIRVIEYDDPEDQEEGWLMGQKEGTTEKGLFPANFTRPI is encoded by the exons ATGTCCGAAAATAAAGGCATAATGCTGGCCAAATCTGTGCAAAAACACGCTGGACGTGCCAAGGAGAAA aTTCTACAAAACTTGGGCAAAGTTGATCGCACTGCAGATGAAATCTTGGACGATCACTTGAATAACTTTAACCGGCAGCAGGCCAGTGCCAACAGATTACAAAAGGAGTTCAATAACTACATAAGATGTGTTCGTG CTGCACAAACCGCCTCCAAGACGCTGATGGATGCCGTTTGCGAGATCTACGAGCCACAGTGGAGCGGCTACGATGCCCTGCAGGCACAGACTGGCGCCTCGGAGAGTCTGTGGGCGGACTTTGCGCACAAACTGGGTGACCAAGTGCTCATTCCCCTCAACACATACACCGGACAGTTTCCCGAAATGAAG AAAAAAGTGGAGAAGCGCAATCGCAAGCTGATTGATTACGATGGCCAGCGTCACTCCTTCCAGAATCTGCAGGCCAATGCCAATAAGCGCAAGGATGATGTCAAG CTAACCAAAGGACGCGAACAGCTGGAGGAGGCCCGACGCACCTACGAGATCTTGAATACGGAACTGCATGATGAGCTGCCCGCCCTATACGACTCGAGGATACTGTTTTTGGTCACAAACTTGCAAACCCTTTTCGCCACAGAACAGGTGTTCCACAACGAAACGGCCAAG ATCTACTCGGAACTGGAGGCTATCGTCGATAAATTGGCCACAGAATCGCAGCGCGGTTCCAATACGCTACGCAAACAAACAA GCAATCCCATCAAGACATCGAGTCCAGTGGAGTCGCCGGTCAGCAAGCTAAACAACGCCAACATCAACAGCAACTATCAGAATCAGATTACCACCAACGGTGGCTCCAGTCTGGCAAACAGCC ATGCCAACACCGCTGACTTGCCAGCCGGCGTCCTGTACCGTGTGAAGGCCACCTATGGCTATGTCAAGGAAGATGTGGATGAGCTGAGCTTTGAAATTGGAGACACAATTCGGGTGATCGAGTACGATGACCCCGAGGATCAG GAGGAGGGCTGGCTGATGGGTCAGAAGGAGGGCACCACCGAGAAGGGCCTGTTCCCCGCCAACTTCACGCGTCCCATttga
- the Amph gene encoding myc box-dependent-interacting protein 1 isoform X3, translating into MSENKGIMLAKSVQKHAGRAKEKILQNLGKVDRTADEILDDHLNNFNRQQASANRLQKEFNNYIRCVRAAQTASKTLMDAVCEIYEPQWSGYDALQAQTGASESLWADFAHKLGDQVLIPLNTYTGQFPEMKKKVEKRNRKLIDYDGQRHSFQNLQANANKRKDDVKLTKGREQLEEARRTYEILNTELHDELPALYDSRILFLVTNLQTLFATEQVFHNETAKIYSELEAIVDKLATESQRGSNTLRKQTSNPIKTSSPVESPVSKLNNANINSNYQNQITTNGGSSLANSQPTPDSPPASSRSPAENGVAATAAKPAERPDLSGLNASATQATTTTQTSPTAEEKEKVSETAAAKQLGAGDATEGAEATPVAAAAAAAAAPQVNGNNNEPPTSTSNSKEGGKQPKELPSTNSSNAEAAAEAAANNGNSIEEHKQKKLDANTADLPAGVLYRVKATYGYVKEDVDELSFEIGDTIRVIEYDDPEDQEEGWLMGQKEGTTEKGLFPANFTRPI; encoded by the exons ATGTCCGAAAATAAAGGCATAATGCTGGCCAAATCTGTGCAAAAACACGCTGGACGTGCCAAGGAGAAA aTTCTACAAAACTTGGGCAAAGTTGATCGCACTGCAGATGAAATCTTGGACGATCACTTGAATAACTTTAACCGGCAGCAGGCCAGTGCCAACAGATTACAAAAGGAGTTCAATAACTACATAAGATGTGTTCGTG CTGCACAAACCGCCTCCAAGACGCTGATGGATGCCGTTTGCGAGATCTACGAGCCACAGTGGAGCGGCTACGATGCCCTGCAGGCACAGACTGGCGCCTCGGAGAGTCTGTGGGCGGACTTTGCGCACAAACTGGGTGACCAAGTGCTCATTCCCCTCAACACATACACCGGACAGTTTCCCGAAATGAAG AAAAAAGTGGAGAAGCGCAATCGCAAGCTGATTGATTACGATGGCCAGCGTCACTCCTTCCAGAATCTGCAGGCCAATGCCAATAAGCGCAAGGATGATGTCAAG CTAACCAAAGGACGCGAACAGCTGGAGGAGGCCCGACGCACCTACGAGATCTTGAATACGGAACTGCATGATGAGCTGCCCGCCCTATACGACTCGAGGATACTGTTTTTGGTCACAAACTTGCAAACCCTTTTCGCCACAGAACAGGTGTTCCACAACGAAACGGCCAAG ATCTACTCGGAACTGGAGGCTATCGTCGATAAATTGGCCACAGAATCGCAGCGCGGTTCCAATACGCTACGCAAACAAACAA GCAATCCCATCAAGACATCGAGTCCAGTGGAGTCGCCGGTCAGCAAGCTAAACAACGCCAACATCAACAGCAACTATCAGAATCAGATTACCACCAACGGTGGCTCCAGTCTGGCAAACAGCC AACCGACACCGGATTCCCCGCCAGCTTCCAGCAGGAGTCCCGCGGAGAACGGTGTGGCAGCGACCGCAGCCAAGCCAGCGGAACGTCCCGACCTGAGCGGCCTGAACGCGAGTGCCACGCAGGCGACCACAACCACACAGACCTCGCCCACGgccgaggagaaggagaaggtcAGTGAGACAGCGGCGGCAAAGCAGCTAGGAGCTGGCGATGCCACTGAAGGAGCCGAAGCCACACctgtagcagcagcagcagcagcagcagctgcgccCCAGGTTAACGGGAACAACAATGAACCGCCGACGTCCACTAGCAATTCCAAGGAGGGCGGCAAGCAGCCCAAGGAACTGcccagcaccaacagcagcaatgccGAGGCAGCTGCCGAAGCGGCGGCCAACAATGGCAACTCCATCGAAGAGCACAAGCAGAAGAAATTAG ATGCCAACACCGCTGACTTGCCAGCCGGCGTCCTGTACCGTGTGAAGGCCACCTATGGCTATGTCAAGGAAGATGTGGATGAGCTGAGCTTTGAAATTGGAGACACAATTCGGGTGATCGAGTACGATGACCCCGAGGATCAG GAGGAGGGCTGGCTGATGGGTCAGAAGGAGGGCACCACCGAGAAGGGCCTGTTCCCCGCCAACTTCACGCGTCCCATttga